ATTGCGCGCGAAATGCTATATTTTCCACAATACTCCCCAGCAAGACTCAGAATTACGGCCGCAATTGCGGACGTTGGGTCGCCATGCCggtcttttctttcacatagaaaaaaaagctgcGACATCTATCTCAGCTATCAACATTCCAATGGCCGTTAAACAGCCTATGCCTCGTTTTTCCACTGAGAATTTAActcggaaaaaaaaattagtaGATGGCTCTACTTAGCGGCAAGGAATGCTAGCACAGCGTGAACTAACGGATTTGAGATACACGACTCCAACGGTAATTTCGTTAAGCAGTTTATGCACGATGCCTCTAACAAAGCTTCTGACGCCTAGCGCGGAAGCATTCAAgcgattcttcttttcgaTGAACATTTATGGAAGCAATTAGCGAGGCTAGCAGACTGTCCCGACATATGTCAGTTACACTCAGTTCGTTTCAAGCCATGGAAATAACTAACCCAATATTATTGTATATTTATATTGCTGAACTATTGAAGTCATTCCAATGGTCTGGTGACAGCTCGTTCAGCTCTGAGCTTTCAATAAGATTGACGACTCAAGGCATGAGCTGAGTCTGAATCTTGTACCTGTAATGGCGCTATTCCCGTCCTTTCCGCAGCAAGCTACACCATTGAGCCGAGTCGGGGGACTCCAAATAAGCAGATCACCAGCTATTACTAGTATTGGGCGCTTATATATCTAATGCGGACATGTTGTTTTGTCTCAGGAGAAGCATTGAACTAAACCTTTGCGATTGAGAAAGCTTCAATACTGTGCATCCCATCAATGGTATCCTGAGTATTATTTTAGTGAGTGGACATCCAACGCCCTTGAGCACTGAAAGACGGACAAAGATATGTATTAATCGGCTAGATAGTGATCCATGTGAAAAGCATGAAATCGTATCAGAGCCTCATTTTGTCAGCCTCAGTGTTAAAGTAGGCTTGATAATCTAGAACGGAATGTATTTAGTACAATATAGGGTGAATTGCCGAGTAGTGCTCCATGGTATTTGCCGATTAGTGTTGTTATAAATAGGGCGCGGCGGGGTTGCATTTGCCTCTGAATCCAGTGGGTGTCGGAGCAACATCGTTTCTAGCAATACCATTGTGGTAGCCGTTTTTCACGCTGGGAGAGGAAAAATCACGTCTATTACATTTGAGGCAGTTATCCAAGAGAATCTTATTGTTCTCATATCTTTTGTTCTCGCATAGTGAGCTTTAAAAGTGCTGACTTCGCCGCTGTTTTCTCCCTAACAACTCCAACATGAGACCCTATAGGCATTGCATTCAAGCCTCTGTCAATGTCAGATTATCGATCGCACACCGTCGAATACCATCGCCCACAGCATATCGTGGAGATCCATTTCGCGCTTATTGCTCTGATCAACGTATGTTTTGTTGACATTCACTCCCTAAGCAAACATAAGAGGGCGATGATCTGACTCCCAATAGTACCTAGCAGCAATGCGTCAATTCACACAATGCGCCTGATGCCACTTGGAGGCTCGATTACATATGGAGTTGAGTCCTCTGATAAAAATGGCTACAGAAAATATCTGCGGGATATGCTTATCGCAGACGGGAATATTGTTACCATGGTTGGATCGCGAAGCGCTGGTTCCATGAGCAACAATGATCATGAGGGTTGGCGGGGCTTTAGAATTGATCAGATAGAGAGTAAAGCCAAGAACTCTGTTCTACAGCTCATGCCGAATCTTATTACGATCAATGCAGGCTCCAATGACTGCATCCAAGATTTCGATATTGAGCGTATTGGTAAACGAATGAGCAATATGCTTGATGTCATTTGggctgcatctccaaatTCAACTATTATTCTATCTAATCTGATACTCAGCCTGGACACTGAGGTTGAGTCGCGCATAAAATGGGCCAACGATCAATTCCGGGGCATGGCACTCTCGAAGCAGAGTGAAGGAAGAAGGATCGTCTTTGCCGATATGCATAGTCAATGGGgaccaaaagaaaacgaCATAAGCGATGGGACCCATCCAAATGATCAAGGGTATTATAAAATGGCCAAAATCTGGTACAAGGGTATTCTAGAGGCCATGGCAAAGGGGTTTATCTCTTAATTTGATAGTAACTTAGAGGCATTTAGCTAAAACTGTTTACTTTATGGACCAACTATTCCAACTCAACAGTCGGTTTATAGCAACGCAGAATTCACTATAGAGATCCGTAATATTTATGAAGATGCAAAGATTTCGTGAATACATTTGGAAAAGTTCTCGATGTCCTCTAGGAATAACATTGGTTGCTCCAGCCTCGCAAAATGCCCTCCCTATGTACCTTTATTAGCGATCGCTGTGAAATAAAACTGATTGTGTAGATCTTACCATCTCATGTGCCTTAAAGAATACTAAATTCGGGTAAAGCTGATAAGCCCAGGCTTTGGGAAGCAAGGCAAGATCTCGCGAAAATTGGGAATATCCAAGCGGTTTTTCTTTCGATATTGGCATGGGATTTCCTTTGAGAAGTGTTTGTAGGACCTCTGCGTGGTATAGGCTGCGAGGAAACGTATCCGTGAACCAATAGAAGCTTGCCATAGCCAAGATGGTATCGAGGGGCAATGGTTCTCGTTGGTCAACCCACTCAAGGAACTTCTCGCCAATCCTAGTCTCCTGTTAGTAAAACGTAAAAGTTGATTGATGGAATTAATCACCAAGCCAGCAAAGAAAGCGGATTGGAAGCAATAGCCAGCCCAACAGTAGCAGGGCGAGTGCCATGCTCAAGTGCAAATGCCAAGCCAGTCTGAGCCCAGGTTTCAGTTCGCTCCATTTCCCGCAGCTCCTCAACAGACACACCATCAGACGAAGGTGCAGTTTCTCCGGGATTCAGCGTTAGCATATTGACTATAGTCTATTAGAtatctcttctcttgtcttgtacCTCCTAAGAAAAGCTTACCGTGAAAAGCTTTACACTCTTTGTGGTTCGTTGACATAATCCTCGCTAACATACTGCCGAGATCGCCGCCCTGAGCAACGTATCCCTCGCTGAACCCAAGGTCCATCATCAACTGGTGCATGATTCGCGCAGCCTGCTCCAAAGTCATCTCGACGTTCTTACTAGGACTGCCAGATAGTCCGTAATTTGGCAGTGATGGTACGATGACGTGGTATGGTAGAGTTGCGGGTGTGTACTTATCGAGAAGGAGCTCCATCATGGGTAAAAGCTCGAAAACTGAACCCGGGAATCCATGTAGGAAAATGAACGGTATAGCGTCCGTCTTCGAGGAGAACAAAGCCAAGAAATGCACCTCAATTTCCCCAGACTCCGGATCATCAACAGTCATCTTGAAGTTGGGGAACTTATGGATCCTC
The sequence above is drawn from the Trichoderma breve strain T069 chromosome 5, whole genome shotgun sequence genome and encodes:
- a CDS encoding GDSL-like lipase/Acylhydrolase family domain-containing protein; amino-acid sequence: MRLMPLGGSITYGVESSDKNGYRKYLRDMLIADGNIVTMVGSRSAGSMSNNDHEGWRGFRIDQIESKAKNSVLQLMPNLITINAGSNDCIQDFDIERIGKRMSNMLDVIWAASPNSTIILSNLILSLDTEVESRIKWANDQFRGMALSKQSEGRRIVFADMHSQWGPKENDISDGTHPNDQGYYKMAKIWYKGILEAMAKGFIS
- a CDS encoding alpha/beta hydrolase fold domain-containing protein, whose product is MHVSEEKLSEFHELLKLSKIGPATWWNQHNDCRFGVSREWLSQAKEIWLEAFDWRQQEARIHKFPNFKMTVDDPESGEIEVHFLALFSSKTDAIPFIFLHGFPGSVFELLPMMELLLDKYTPATLPYHVIVPSLPNYGLSGSPSKNVEMTLEQAARIMHQLMMDLGFSEGYVAQGGDLGSMLARIMSTNHKECKAFHVNMLTLNPGETAPSSDGVSVEELREMERTETWAQTGLAFALEHGTRPATVGLAIASNPLSLLAWIGEKFLEWVDQREPLPLDTILAMASFYWFTDTFPRSLYHAEVLQTLLKGNPMPISKEKPLGYSQFSRDLALLPKAWAYQLYPNLVFFKAHEMGGHFARLEQPMLFLEDIENFSKCIHEIFASS